The genome window ATCCCCATGCACAAGGAGCTCGGACCGTTGCCCTCGCGCAGCGATCTGGACCTGCCCGAGGACCGCTTCATCCTCGTCCTGCAGGGCAGCGGCATCAACGTGGACAGGGGAGGCGAAGAGGCGGTGCTGGCGATGAAGGAGCTGCCCGATGCCCTGCTGCTCATCATCGGTGGCGGTGATGCATGGCCTTTGCTGGAGCGTTTGGTCAAGGAGCAAGCGCTTGAAGGCCGCGTGCGCCTCTTGCCGCGCATGCCCTACGAGCGCATGATGCAGTACACGCGCAACGCCGACCTCGGCCTCTCGCTCGACAAGGACACCAGCCTCAACTACCGCTTCAGCCTGCCAAACAAGCTCTTCGACTACTTCCGCGCGCACATCCCGGCGCTGGTGAGCGAACTCCCTGAGGTCGCCGGGATCGTGCGTCGGTACGAGGCGGGCATCGTGATCCCGCGCGTGGAGCCTGCGGTGATCGCCGCCGAGGTGCGCCGCTTGATGCCCGATCGCGCGCGCCGTGATGCCTTGCGGCTGAAGGCTATTTTCGCCGCCACTGAATTGGATGGCGAGCGCGAGAAGGAAGCGCTGAAGGCCTTCCTGCGACGCGTTGGCGGATAAGCATCTACATATCGTCTCCTTCGACGTGCCCGCCCCACCAAGCTATGGCGGCGTGATTGACGTGTACTACAAGGCGAAAGCGCTCGCGGAGCTGGGGGTGAAGGTCCATCTGCACTGCTTCCACTACGGCCGGCCCAAGGCGAAGGAACTGGAGCGCTTCTGCGCCAGCGTGCACTACTACCCGCGCAACACCGGCAAACTGCAGTTGCTCAATGCGCTGCCCTACGTGGTGGTGAGCCGCCGCAGCGAAGCGCTGATGGAGCGCTTGCTCCAGGATGAGCACCCCATCCTCTTCGAGGGGCTGCACTGCTGCTACCACCTCGGCGATCCGCGCCTGCACGGCCGCATCCGGATCGTGCGCGCGCACAACGTGGAGCACGACTACTACGGCGCGCTCGCGAAGGCGGCATCGAACGCCTTCCGCCGCACCTACTTCATCAACGAGGCGCACAAGCTGCAGCGCTTCGAGCCGGTGCTGGCCGAAGCCACGCGCGTGCTGGCCATCTCGCCGAAGGACGAGGCCTACTTCGGGTCGCACTTCCACAACGTGGCGCATGTGCCGGCCTTCCATGCCAGCGAGAAGGTGGAGGTGCCCGATGGACTCGGCGATTTCGCGTTCTACCACGGCGCCTTGGGCGTGGCGGAGAACGATCAAGCCGCGCTCTACCTGGTGAAGAAGGTCTTCGAGGGACTGCCCGTGAAGCTCGTGATCGCAGGCAGCGACGCCAGCGCAGAGCTGAAGCGCGCTGTGGCTAAGGCGCCGAATGCGGAATTGCGCGAGGGCATCTCCACGGAGCAGATCCATGCACTGGTCCGTAGCGCGCAGGTGAACGTGCTGCCCACGTTCCAGGCCACGGGCATCAAGCTGAAGCTGCTGCTCTGCCTCTTCACCGGCCGCCACGTGGTGTGCAACACGCCCATGGTGGAGGGCACCGGCCTCGAAGGGCTCTGCCATGTGCACGACGATCCGAGGAGCATGCGCGAGAGCATCCTGGCGTGCATGGGCAAGCCCGCGAATGGCCAGGCCTTGGAGGAGCGTGCGCAAGTGCTGGAGGAGCGCTTCAGCAACTGGAGGAACGCGGAGCGGATCGTTGGGTTGCTGGGTTAGCGCGCTACACCGCACCCACCGCCCCCAATTCAAGGAGCTTCCCTTCCTCGCAGCGCACCACGCGCGTGTTCAGCTTCTTCATGTGGGTGTAGTCGTGCGTGGCCATGATCACGCTGCGGCCTTGGGTGCTGATGGCGAAGAGCAGGTCCAGGATCTCGCCCGTGGTCTCGGGATCGAGGTTGCCGGTGGGCTCGTCGGCGAGGATCAGCTCGGGGTCGTTCACCAGCGCGCGGGCGATGCTCACGCGCTGCTGCTCGCCGCCGCTGAGCTCGTGCGGCATCTTGTAGCCCTTGTTCGCCAGGCCCACTTTCTCCAGCACCTCCTGCGTGCGGGCGTCCATGGCCTTGCGGTCGGTCCAGCCGGTGGCGCGCATCACGAAGAAGAGGTTCTCCTGCACCGTGCGGTCGCTCAGCAGCTGGAAGTCCTGGAACACGATGCCGATCTTCCGCCGGAGGTAGGGCACCTGCGCTCGCTTCAGTTTCCGCAGGTCGAAGCCGCAGCAGAAGCCCTCGCCCTCGGTGAGCGGCACATCGCCGTAGAGCACGCGCATGAGGCTGCTCTTGCCGCTGCCGGTGCGGCCGATGAGGTACAGGAACTCGCCCTTGTACACGGCGAAGTCGACATTGTTGAGCACCAGGTTCTCGCGCTGGAAGATGCGCGCGCTGTTGAGCTGGACGAGCGGTGCGGTGGACATGATCGGGGGCAAAGGTGCGCACGCATCCAATACG of Flavobacteriales bacterium contains these proteins:
- a CDS encoding glycosyltransferase — protein: MPAPPSYGGVIDVYYKAKALAELGVKVHLHCFHYGRPKAKELERFCASVHYYPRNTGKLQLLNALPYVVVSRRSEALMERLLQDEHPILFEGLHCCYHLGDPRLHGRIRIVRAHNVEHDYYGALAKAASNAFRRTYFINEAHKLQRFEPVLAEATRVLAISPKDEAYFGSHFHNVAHVPAFHASEKVEVPDGLGDFAFYHGALGVAENDQAALYLVKKVFEGLPVKLVIAGSDASAELKRAVAKAPNAELREGISTEQIHALVRSAQVNVLPTFQATGIKLKLLLCLFTGRHVVCNTPMVEGTGLEGLCHVHDDPRSMRESILACMGKPANGQALEERAQVLEERFSNWRNAERIVGLLG
- a CDS encoding ATP-binding cassette domain-containing protein, whose translation is MSTAPLVQLNSARIFQRENLVLNNVDFAVYKGEFLYLIGRTGSGKSSLMRVLYGDVPLTEGEGFCCGFDLRKLKRAQVPYLRRKIGIVFQDFQLLSDRTVQENLFFVMRATGWTDRKAMDARTQEVLEKVGLANKGYKMPHELSGGEQQRVSIARALVNDPELILADEPTGNLDPETTGEILDLLFAISTQGRSVIMATHDYTHMKKLNTRVVRCEEGKLLELGAVGAV
- a CDS encoding glycosyltransferase codes for the protein MRALVCVTNDLSTDNRVHRTCVVLRELGYEVLLVGRLLPDSLPLQRPYGTKRMRLLFRKGPIFYAEYNLRLLFLLLFSKANLIVANDLDTLLACYLAKGKRALVYDSHEYFTEVPEIQGRFAKRAWLAIERWIFPKLRHVITVNGSIANAYRERYGVPVEVVRNIPMHKELGPLPSRSDLDLPEDRFILVLQGSGINVDRGGEEAVLAMKELPDALLLIIGGGDAWPLLERLVKEQALEGRVRLLPRMPYERMMQYTRNADLGLSLDKDTSLNYRFSLPNKLFDYFRAHIPALVSELPEVAGIVRRYEAGIVIPRVEPAVIAAEVRRLMPDRARRDALRLKAIFAATELDGEREKEALKAFLRRVGG